In Parerythrobacter aestuarii, the sequence GAGCGCGAGAACCAGCGTCTGGCGGAGAAGGTCGGTGAAGAAGGCAAGGTGCTAGGCACGCTGATCACTGCGGCACCGGAAATGGCCAAGGTTGCCCGTACGATCGAACGGGTAGCCAATACCGATGTCTCGGTCATGCTGCTCGGCGCAAGCGGGACCGGCAAGGAGCTACTGGCGCGCGGACTGCATGAAGCGAGTAATCGTCGTGCTGCAGCGTTCGTCGCGATCAATTGCGCCGCGATCCCTGAAAACTTGCTCGAAAGTGAGTTGTTCGGGCATGAGAAGGGAGCGTTTACGGGTGCGGTGAAGACCACCGAGGGAAAGATCGAGCAGGCCCATGGCGGCACGCTGTTCCTCGACGAGGTCGGCGACATCCCGTTGCCGCTTCAGGTCAAACTGCTCCGCTTCCTGCAGGAACGTACGATCGAGCGAATTGGCGGTCGCAAGCAGATCGCCGTCGACACCCGGATCGTCTGCGCCACCCACCAGGATCTTGAATCGATGACGGTTGCAGGCACTTTCCGCGAAGACCTGTTCTATCGCCTCGCGGAAATCGTCGTGAAAATACCGTCTCTGGCCGAACGTCCCGGCGATGCGGCGCTGCTCGCAAAAGCCTTCCTCAACCGCTTCGCCAAGGAAATGAACCCGCAGGTGAAGGGGTTTGCACCTGACGCATTGGCAGCGATTGATGGATGGGGCTGGCCTGGCAACGTCCGCGAACTCGAGAACCGTGTAAAACGCGCCGTCATCATGGCCGATGCCCGGCTGATCAGTGCAGAGGATCTTGACTTAGCGCCTGAAGGCGATGGAGCCGAACAGGCGCTCAACCTCAAGGCAGCGCGCGAAATGGCCGATCGGCGTGTCATCCGCCACGCATTGGCAAGAAGCGAAGGCAATATTTCCAGCACTGCAAAGATGCTCGGGATTAGCCGTCCAACGCTCTACGACCTGCTCAAGCAATATGATCTCCAGGCTTGAGATAAGGCGCATCTGGTTGC encodes:
- the prsR gene encoding PEP-CTERM-box response regulator transcription factor; its protein translation is MADSKPKLLIIEDDEGLQAQLKWAYEDFDVTIAGNRDQALAALRSDEPAVVTLDLGLPPDPDGTSEGFAVLDAIMAMKPDTKVIVASGHGARESALQAIARGAYDFYQKPVDIDDLGLIVRRAFNLHAIERENQRLAEKVGEEGKVLGTLITAAPEMAKVARTIERVANTDVSVMLLGASGTGKELLARGLHEASNRRAAAFVAINCAAIPENLLESELFGHEKGAFTGAVKTTEGKIEQAHGGTLFLDEVGDIPLPLQVKLLRFLQERTIERIGGRKQIAVDTRIVCATHQDLESMTVAGTFREDLFYRLAEIVVKIPSLAERPGDAALLAKAFLNRFAKEMNPQVKGFAPDALAAIDGWGWPGNVRELENRVKRAVIMADARLISAEDLDLAPEGDGAEQALNLKAAREMADRRVIRHALARSEGNISSTAKMLGISRPTLYDLLKQYDLQA